One Natronorubrum halophilum genomic window, GGCGAACGCGCCGGGGACGCTCGGCTCGAACCCCAGCGCGTAGCCGTCCTCGCAGACGTTTCCGTGGCCGTTTCGACACTGGTAGCACGATCCGTCACCGAGGTTAAACGGGATCGCCACGCGGTCGCCGACCGCGAGCGTTTCGACGCGGTCGCCGACCCGAGCGACGCGTCCGGCGGGTTCGTGACCGAGGATCTGTCCGAGCGGCACCCGATCGTCGGCCCACTCTCCATGGCCCTTCCAGGCGTGCCAGTCGCTCCGACAGATCCCGCAGGCCTCGACGTCGACGACCACGCCGTGGGGAGCAAGCGCCGGAGCGTCAACCGACTCGATCGACAGCGGTTCGCCGTAGGCTTCGAGTACTGCAGCGCGCATACCGTCGGTCTCGAGCGCCGTGGAGTTAACCGGTCCGCCCGGGAGGCGGCCGCGTCGCCCCGTCCGGCGCTCCGAAGCAGTTAGTCTTATCGGCCAGGCCGTTCGAGAGTTCAGTATGCGTGTCACCTTTCTCGGAAGCGGCAGCGCGATGCCGACCGGCGAGCGGTTCCAGACGGGGATTCTCGTCCAGAACGACGGCCGGACCCTGCTCGTCGACTGCGGATCGGGCGTCCTTCACCGACTCCAGCAGTCAGGGGTCGGCTACGAGGGCGTCTCGACGGTCCTGTTGACCCACCACCACCTGGATCACGTCGCCGATCTACTGCCGCTGATGAAAGCCCGCTGGCTCGCCGGCGAGGAACACCTCGAGATCGTCGGTCCGCAGGGGACGAAGGCCCTGCTCGACGACCTGCTCGAGGTTCACGAGTACATGCAGAATAAGCTCGAACTGCAGGTTCGAGAGGTCGTCCCCGGTGAGTTTTCCGTCGCAGGCTTCGACGTCTCGGCCTACGAGACCCGCCACTCGCTGCCGTGTCTGGCCTACCGCTTCGGCGATCTGTTTACGTTCAGCGGCGACAGCGAGGCCTTTGCCGGGCTCGCGAACTTCGCCAAGGGCTCCGCGATCCTCGCTCACGACTGTTCGTTTCCCGACGACGTCGACGTCTCGAACCACCCGACGCCGGAAACCCTCGGGCGGGAACTGGCCGGCCGGGAAATCGGACGCGTGTACTTGACGCACCTCTACCCCCACACCGAGGGTCGCCACGACGAGATGCTCGAGTCCATCGGCGCTCACTACGACGGTGACGTTCGGTTCGCCGAGGATCTCAAAACGATCTCCATCGAGTAACCGGATCCGCATTTTCGAGACGAAGACGTCGATCCGAGTTCGGTTCGCGGAACTCGGTCCGAATCAGTTCCGAATAACGGGCCGTAGGCGTTCCGTTATGCGAATACTACGCACGCTGACGCCCGTACCCGAACAGGTATATACACCAAGTTTGTAGGATCGTAACAACAGAATGTCCCCCAGCAGTCGCACGGTTGATTTCGGAGGGGTGAGCGGATGAACATCCCAGATCGTATCGCAGACACGGTGACGTCACACTCTCGAGTCGTCATCGTCGCCCTCCTGTTGCTGACGGCGCTCGTCGGCGCGGGGATGCCGGTCGACGACGACTCGTCGCTCGATCAGTTCGAGAGCGAGTCCGAGGAAGCGAAAGCCCTCGAGCGAATCCAGGGTACCGACGAAGAGGATGGCTACTTCGCGACCGATAGCGACGAAAACACCACCAGCATACAGCTGATCGCACGCGGCGACAACGTGCTCAGCCAGGAGTCGGTGATCGCCTCGCTCGAGTTCCAACAGCAGATTCGCGACGACGAGTCGATCAACGAGACGCTGGCCGAAAACGACTCGATCAGCGGCGTCGAGAACATCCTCGCCATTACCGCGATTACCAACGAGCAGGTCGCGGAACTCGAAGAACGAGGTGGCGAACTCGAGCAGCGAGGCGCCGAACTCGAACAGCGACAGGCCGCCCTCGAGAACAGAACGGGCGCGCTCGAGGCGGGGCTCAATGAGTCGCTGGCCCTCCAGCGGGAGTACGCGGCCCAGACGGCCGCCGGCGAGGACGAAGCCGCCGCGGAGACGGAAGCCGAGATCGAAGGCGTCGTCGAGGAGGCGATCGCCGCCGCCGATCTGGACGACGAACAGGCCGCCGAGTACGAGGAACGGATCGGCCAGGCCCGCGAGATCGAATCCCAGCGCTGGGAGATCGAACAGGGGACCGACGATCCCGAGGAGAGCGAGGAGTATCAGGAACTGACCGAGAATCTCGAGCAGGTCTCGGAGGGTGCGACGGCCGGCATTTTCGCGGACGAGTACGAGCAACTGGAGGAGGACTCCGCGCAGCTGGAGGAGGACCAGCAGGCGCTCGAGGAAGACTCCGCACAGCTCGAGGAGGATCAGCGGGCCCTGCAGGAGGGCGACGAGCAGCCGTCGCTCGACGAGCAGATCGAGGCGATCGAGGACCTCGACGACGAGGAGTACGAACAGCTCGTGGCGGAGACCCTCTCGTCGGACAGCGAAGATAACTTCGCGCTCGCGCTGATGTCCTCTTCGTACGAGCCGGGCAGCACCGAAGCCGAGGCGCGGATGACCTCGATCACCCAGTCGACGACGACCGGCGACGGGATGGAGGAGATGGGCGGACTCGACGACCGAATCGTCGAAAGCCAACTCGAGATTCGCGAACTCGCCAACCAACAAGATCAGGACTACGTCGTCTTCGGCGGCGGGATCATCACCGACGAGATCGAGCGATCGATGGGCGACAGTCTCGCCATCGTCGGGCCGCTCGCCCTGCTGTTCGTCGTCGTGGCCCTGGTGGTCGCCTACCGCGACCTGCTGGACATCGTGCTGGGCGTCGTCGGAATCGTCGCCGTTCTCGTCTGGACGTTCGGCTTCATGGGCTGGGCCGACATCGCGTTCAACCAGATGTTCGTCGCGGTGCCCGTCCTGTTGATCGGGCTCTCGATCGACTACGCGATACACGTCTTCATGCGCCACCGCGAGCAACGCGAGACGCGAAGCGTCTCGGATAGCGAGCGGGGAGGGACGACCGGCGAGCAACGCGAAGCGGACGACGAGGCAAGTACCGTCCGCGGCTCGATGCGGATCGCGCTGGCCGGCGTCGGCGCCGCGCTCGTCTGGGTGACGGCGACGACCGTCATCGGGTTCCTCTCGAACCTCGTCAGTCCGATCGGCCCCATCCGGGAGTTCGGGGTCGTCAGCTCGGTCGGGATCGTCGCCGCGTTGATCGTCTTCGGCGCGCTGATCCCGGCGCTCAAGGTCGAGATCGACGAGTTCCTCGAGGGGCGCGGCCTCGACCGGCGCAAGCGCGCGTTCGGAACCGGCGGCGGCCGTTTCAGCAAGATCCTGACGGTCGGCTCGGTGGCCGCCCGAAAGGCGCCGTTAGTCGTGCTCGTGCTCGTGCTCGTGCTCTCCGCCGGCGGCGTCTACGGCGCGACCCAAATCGATACCAGTTTCCAGGAGGAGGACTTCCTCGCGGAGAGTCCGCCGGCCTGGACCGACCACCTACCGGACTCGATGAGCCCCGGCGAGTACCACGCGAAGGCCGATCTGGACTTCGTCAACCAGCACTTCCAGCGCGAGGACACCCAGGCGCAGATCCTCGTCGAGAGCGACGGTGGCGGCGTCGACGACCCCGATCTACTCGAGCGAATGAACGAGACGCGCGACGACGCCGCGGAGAGCGACGTCGTCTACACGAGGGCGGACGGCAAGGCGGACGTACAGGATCCGCTGTCGACGATGGAGCGCGTCGCCGCACAGAACGACTCGTTCAACGAGTCGTTCACCGCGGCCGACACCGACGATGACGGGGTTCCCGACGAGAACGTCACGGCGCTGTACGACCAGCTGTACGAGGCCGACGAGGAAGCCGCGAGTCAGGTGCTCCACCGGACCGACGACGGGGACTACGACGCGACGCGGATGATCGTCGGCGTTCAGGGCGGCGCCGCCGCCGGCGACACGACCGACGAGGTGCGCACGTTCGCCGATACCGTCGAGGACGGCAGCGACGGCCGCTGGATCGCCATCGCGACCGGCGACCCGATCGTCAGTCACATCGTCGAACAGGACCTGCTCAATACGGTCCTCGAGAGCCTGCTGATCACGCTCGTGGCCGTGTTCGTCTTCCTGTCGGTCGCCTACTGGCTGACCGGCGATAGCGCGGCGCTGGGTGCCGTCACGCTCCTCCCGGTCGCGTTAACCGTCAGCTGGATCCTCGGAACGATGTACCTGATCGGAATGCCCTTCAACGTGCTCACGGGGATGATCACGAGCCTCACCATCGGGCTCGGCGTCGCCTACAGCATCCACGTCAGCGACCGGTACACGCTCGAACTCGAGCGCCAGGGCAACGTCTGGTCGGCGCTGCAAACGACGGTCACCGGCACCGGCGGTGCCCTGCTCGGCAGTGCTGCGACGACCGTCGGCGGGTTCGGGACGCTCGCCTTCGCGATCCTCCCCGCACTCCGCCAGTTCGGGATTATCACCGGGCTGACGATTACGTACGCGTTCCTCGCGAGCGTCGTCGTCCTGCCGACGCTGCTGGTGCTCTGGACGCGGTACTTCGGTCCGGACGTCTCCTTCGACGCGCCGGGAGCGGCCAACCCCGCGGCGGCGAGCGACGGCGGCACGCCCGCCGAACGCGGCGCGGACTCGACGACCGACACCCGAGGGGACGACGAATGACGAACGACGAGAACGAGGCCGTCGACGCGTTCGAACGACTCGGACTCACCAGCTACGAGGCCAAGGTCTTCATCGCCTTACATCGGCTGGGGTCCGGCACAGCGCGGGACGTCGCGAGCGTTACCGACGTGCCCCGCTCGCAGGTCTACAGCGTCGCCGAGAGCCTCGAGGATCGCGGCCTGCTCGAGGTCCAGCAAGCGAGTCCGATTCGGTACCGGCCGGTGAGTCTCGAGGAGGCCGAGGAGACGCTCCGAAACCGGTTCGAGCGCGAGCGAGAACGGGCCTTCGAGTACGTCGACGCGGTCAAACAGGAGCCGACGACGGAGGAAACCCAGGAGGACATCTGGACCGTGCGGAGTCGTGACCGGGTCGACGACCGCATCGTCGACCTGCTCTCGAACGCCGAGGAGCGGATCATCTTCGGAACGCGGCTGCCGGAACTCATCACGAGGTCGATCGAGGAGGCTCTCGAGGAACGAGCCGCGGCCGGCGTGTCGACGCTCGTGGTCAGTCGGACCGACGAGGTCCGAGAGCAACTCGACGCGATCGCGGGCGTCGAGACCGAACCGCCGCCCGTGCACCGTGAGGGGGATCAGCGGTCGGGGCGAATCGTTATCGTCGACGACGACAGCATCCTGCTCAGCGTACTCGACGACGATGGCAGCGAGACGGCGATCTGGAGCTCGGGATCGCTGTTTGCGTCCGTGTTGATCCAGTTGATCGAAGCGAACGACGAAGTGCGAGAAGAGACCCACTGAGCCAGCAGTCGCTGGCTGTTCTCAGCTCATTCGAGTCGGTACCGCAACAGCGCCGCAATCCCGCCGAGATTCGAGAGCTGTTGGCCCGGCGGAAACTCGCTCGAGAAGACCGTCACGTCGCCGCCTTTCTGTTCCGTCGTGCGGACGATCTCGTCGACGTCGAGCGCCCAGTCACCGTCGGGGCCGCGCTCCTTTCGGAGCCGGTCGTCGAGCACGAGCAGCCGTTCGATCGCGCCGAACTCGGCGGCCTGTTTGACCTGTTCGGGGCCGTAGGCGGCCTTCGCTCCCTCGGCCATCCGCCGGGTGAGTTCGTCGATGTACTCGGCCTCGCTCTCGATCCGCGTCTCCTGCTGGACGTCCGCGACGGCCCCGCGTTTGAGCACCTCGTGGACCCCACGGTCGCCGACGGCCGCGGTATCGACCATCGTGATCTTCTCGGTGAGTTCGGGCTCGTTCTTCTCGAGGTACTTGTAGGCGTCCTGTTTCGTAAACCCCGGTCCGGCGAGAATAATCGCATCGACGTCTTGGCGTTTGAGGACCTTCGAGAGCTCTGCGAACAGCTCCGAGCGCCCGCGGGCGTATTCGCCTTTACCGGTCGTGCCGGTGATCGTCGCCCGCTCTTCGGTGCCGTACTGGGCGACCGTGTGGACGTGGGCCTGTCCCTCCTCGACGGTCGCGATGGCGACGTCCGGGTTCTCGGTGGCTTCCTCGGCTTCCTCGAGGCGAGCCGTTTGATCGGGCTTGAACCGTTTCTCGATCGACAGCTCCTCGCGTTCCTCGACGTTCAGCGTGTGGTGAAATCCCAGCTGGTCTTCGCGCGAGCAGGCGACGATTTCGCCGCCGACCCGCAGGCGATTGGCGAACTTGTGGAACTCGATGTCGTCGACGGCGATGGCGACCCACATGGGTTCGCGCTCGCCGCCCGTATCCCGCATCTGGTCGTCGTTGCGCTGGATCCGTCGGGTCGTATCGCCCGCGACGCGGTCGCCGGGCTCGAGGACGTACTGCAAGTGCCAGAGGTCGTCGACGCTCTCGGGGACGACAGTCACCCGCTCGCGTCCGCCCTCGATCCGCTCCCGGTCTTTGATCTGCATACCCGGCCCTTCTCGAGGGGTCGGTAAGTGCGTGACGGATCCGACGGTTTCCCCGTCAGGCGTGCGCGAGGTAGTTCTCCGAACACCAGACCCACTCGTTGTACGCCGGCACGTGTAGCCCCCACCAGGTGATGCCGTCGCACTCTTCGGGGCCGTTCATGACTTCCCCCTGCGTTCCCTCCGGGAGGGTCAACACGACATCGTCGTTGAGACAGGGCTGTTCGCGGCCGTTGAGCGCGGTCGTCGTGACGACGGTGTCGTCCATCTCGAACTTGTCGCCGCCGCCGCCGCCCCCGCCGTTCCTGACGAGGTTTGCAAAGTGGCCCATATCCCAGTCGGGGTAGGGGCAGGTTCGCCCGCCGTGGGAGAAACTGCTGCAGTCACCGTCCGGCACGTGCGTGTGGCCGATGATCCCGCCGGGTTCGTTCTGAATGCAGGTGTTGCTCGTGTAGAACTCGAGGGGGATGTCGTGCATGTCGGCGATGCAGCGGACGAGATCCGCCGACGCCTCGTAGCACGCGTCGCTGATGCCGTTGTTGTCGAACCATTCGTGTTCGATGCCGATCGACCGGTGGTTGGCGATGTACCGGGCGTGCCAGGCCGCGCGGTCGTGGTGGACGAGTTGATCGACGTGTCCCGGACTCGGCCCGTCGGTCCAGTCGTAGTTTTTCACGAGGTAGTGAGAGCTCACGCCCGAACTCGAACTGGTCAGCGTGCTCAGCGCGCCCTGATAGGCCCCCGCGGTCACGTGGATGACGATCCAGTCGATGCCGTAGTCCCGCGAACTGTGATTCGCCGCCTCGACCCATCGGTCCGCGGCGGCACACTCGGTGTGCGACGCTGCTACCCGACCGGTCTGGGTTCCGAGAATCGTTCCGGTCCCCGCGGCGGCACCGGTCGCTTGGAGGAACTTTCGCCGTTTCCACTGTCCGCTACCGTCCGCCCGTGTTGTTTCGGACCCGTCGTCCGATTTCGAACCCGACTCCGTCGTGTCACGCCCAATGCAATCAAGACACATGATGTGACATACCACAATACCTGTAATAATAGTACGGAACTGTAGCGTAAATATCATATATTCGTCGATCTATTTACTGCCCGGAACCTAAGAATAACGCCGAACGAAGTCCGATTCTGGAGTGGCGGAGTTGGCACAGTAAGGGGTCAGGTGTATCCTCACTGCGAGCTAAACGGTAGCATGAAACTCGCACACGTTCAGCTCTTCGAAGACTTCGGCACGCGCTCGCTTGCGGTACATGCGGTTATGGTGCTCGTGTTTGCGAATGCGGTACTCGCGGGGCTGTTCATCGGGGGAGAACTGGGCTTGCTCTCGTTCATCGCGCTGCTCAACTTCACCGCCGGACTCTGGGTCGCCCACTCGATTCACTCGCTCGGCAACGTCGCAACCGACGACGAGTACAACGGCGTCCTCAACGAGTTGCTGGATATCGGCACCGACGAGTCCACGGAGGGGCTCGATACCGGTCGATTCGGTCGGCTGCTCGCGCTCATCGCGGCCGTGACGGCGGTGTCCCTGTTGACCTC contains:
- a CDS encoding MBL fold metallo-hydrolase, translated to MRVTFLGSGSAMPTGERFQTGILVQNDGRTLLVDCGSGVLHRLQQSGVGYEGVSTVLLTHHHLDHVADLLPLMKARWLAGEEHLEIVGPQGTKALLDDLLEVHEYMQNKLELQVREVVPGEFSVAGFDVSAYETRHSLPCLAYRFGDLFTFSGDSEAFAGLANFAKGSAILAHDCSFPDDVDVSNHPTPETLGRELAGREIGRVYLTHLYPHTEGRHDEMLESIGAHYDGDVRFAEDLKTISIE
- a CDS encoding MMPL family transporter encodes the protein MNIPDRIADTVTSHSRVVIVALLLLTALVGAGMPVDDDSSLDQFESESEEAKALERIQGTDEEDGYFATDSDENTTSIQLIARGDNVLSQESVIASLEFQQQIRDDESINETLAENDSISGVENILAITAITNEQVAELEERGGELEQRGAELEQRQAALENRTGALEAGLNESLALQREYAAQTAAGEDEAAAETEAEIEGVVEEAIAAADLDDEQAAEYEERIGQAREIESQRWEIEQGTDDPEESEEYQELTENLEQVSEGATAGIFADEYEQLEEDSAQLEEDQQALEEDSAQLEEDQRALQEGDEQPSLDEQIEAIEDLDDEEYEQLVAETLSSDSEDNFALALMSSSYEPGSTEAEARMTSITQSTTTGDGMEEMGGLDDRIVESQLEIRELANQQDQDYVVFGGGIITDEIERSMGDSLAIVGPLALLFVVVALVVAYRDLLDIVLGVVGIVAVLVWTFGFMGWADIAFNQMFVAVPVLLIGLSIDYAIHVFMRHREQRETRSVSDSERGGTTGEQREADDEASTVRGSMRIALAGVGAALVWVTATTVIGFLSNLVSPIGPIREFGVVSSVGIVAALIVFGALIPALKVEIDEFLEGRGLDRRKRAFGTGGGRFSKILTVGSVAARKAPLVVLVLVLVLSAGGVYGATQIDTSFQEEDFLAESPPAWTDHLPDSMSPGEYHAKADLDFVNQHFQREDTQAQILVESDGGGVDDPDLLERMNETRDDAAESDVVYTRADGKADVQDPLSTMERVAAQNDSFNESFTAADTDDDGVPDENVTALYDQLYEADEEAASQVLHRTDDGDYDATRMIVGVQGGAAAGDTTDEVRTFADTVEDGSDGRWIAIATGDPIVSHIVEQDLLNTVLESLLITLVAVFVFLSVAYWLTGDSAALGAVTLLPVALTVSWILGTMYLIGMPFNVLTGMITSLTIGLGVAYSIHVSDRYTLELERQGNVWSALQTTVTGTGGALLGSAATTVGGFGTLAFAILPALRQFGIITGLTITYAFLASVVVLPTLLVLWTRYFGPDVSFDAPGAANPAAASDGGTPAERGADSTTDTRGDDE
- a CDS encoding TrmB family transcriptional regulator produces the protein MTNDENEAVDAFERLGLTSYEAKVFIALHRLGSGTARDVASVTDVPRSQVYSVAESLEDRGLLEVQQASPIRYRPVSLEEAEETLRNRFERERERAFEYVDAVKQEPTTEETQEDIWTVRSRDRVDDRIVDLLSNAEERIIFGTRLPELITRSIEEALEERAAAGVSTLVVSRTDEVREQLDAIAGVETEPPPVHREGDQRSGRIVIVDDDSILLSVLDDDGSETAIWSSGSLFASVLIQLIEANDEVREETH
- a CDS encoding mRNA surveillance protein pelota, with the protein product MQIKDRERIEGGRERVTVVPESVDDLWHLQYVLEPGDRVAGDTTRRIQRNDDQMRDTGGEREPMWVAIAVDDIEFHKFANRLRVGGEIVACSREDQLGFHHTLNVEEREELSIEKRFKPDQTARLEEAEEATENPDVAIATVEEGQAHVHTVAQYGTEERATITGTTGKGEYARGRSELFAELSKVLKRQDVDAIILAGPGFTKQDAYKYLEKNEPELTEKITMVDTAAVGDRGVHEVLKRGAVADVQQETRIESEAEYIDELTRRMAEGAKAAYGPEQVKQAAEFGAIERLLVLDDRLRKERGPDGDWALDVDEIVRTTEQKGGDVTVFSSEFPPGQQLSNLGGIAALLRYRLE
- a CDS encoding N-acetylmuramoyl-L-alanine amidase, which codes for MCLDCIGRDTTESGSKSDDGSETTRADGSGQWKRRKFLQATGAAAGTGTILGTQTGRVAASHTECAAADRWVEAANHSSRDYGIDWIVIHVTAGAYQGALSTLTSSSSGVSSHYLVKNYDWTDGPSPGHVDQLVHHDRAAWHARYIANHRSIGIEHEWFDNNGISDACYEASADLVRCIADMHDIPLEFYTSNTCIQNEPGGIIGHTHVPDGDCSSFSHGGRTCPYPDWDMGHFANLVRNGGGGGGGDKFEMDDTVVTTTALNGREQPCLNDDVVLTLPEGTQGEVMNGPEECDGITWWGLHVPAYNEWVWCSENYLAHA